A window from Syntrophorhabdaceae bacterium encodes these proteins:
- a CDS encoding thiamine pyrophosphate-dependent enzyme yields the protein MKLSNFVRKIRNVCPSDCFACEEACAKKMGNLGSVINANQVRKAGVYKAITCLQCRKPECKDACPNDAIVQDEENGIVRVIQENCIGCETCIEACPHQNMLFDSNARMALKCDLCGGAPECVSACPYGALEFFRGDNIRSYLSDEDFLSPGTRACAGCPGELIYRFSQRILGSNTVFFGCPGCMTILMTGHETMAGSRLPYVSCLFTNVISTMTGTYRYYRHIGKEANLVAYIGDGCLSDIEFQALSAAAMRKEKLIVLCYDNEGYQNTGNQMSSTTAFGSLTTTSPVGGELHGKDRDSKYMPLIMVAHDISYVATASPAYLEDYARKLTKAMNVKDGMSYIHILTPCPTGWGFPIDKSIDVGKLAVETNYFPLWEYEQGVLRLTYKINTPQPIGDYTKLIGRYRHMNEDELQQLQRLVDKRFNKLGFYPQSLQQ from the coding sequence ATGAAACTATCTAATTTCGTACGAAAGATACGCAATGTCTGTCCGTCAGATTGTTTTGCTTGTGAGGAAGCATGCGCCAAAAAGATGGGCAATCTTGGTTCGGTAATCAATGCTAACCAGGTTCGTAAAGCTGGTGTTTACAAGGCAATAACCTGCCTGCAATGCAGGAAACCTGAATGTAAAGATGCTTGCCCTAATGATGCCATAGTCCAGGATGAGGAGAATGGTATAGTAAGAGTTATACAAGAAAATTGTATAGGCTGTGAAACTTGTATCGAAGCTTGTCCTCATCAGAATATGCTTTTCGACTCAAATGCTCGGATGGCCTTGAAATGTGACTTGTGTGGTGGTGCGCCGGAGTGTGTCTCTGCATGCCCCTACGGAGCATTAGAATTTTTCCGGGGTGATAATATTCGGAGCTATTTGAGTGATGAGGATTTCTTATCTCCGGGAACAAGGGCCTGTGCCGGATGTCCGGGTGAGCTCATTTATAGGTTTAGTCAAAGAATCTTGGGAAGTAATACTGTATTCTTCGGATGTCCGGGATGTATGACTATATTGATGACCGGCCATGAAACTATGGCCGGGAGTCGGTTACCATATGTTTCTTGTCTTTTCACTAACGTTATCTCGACGATGACCGGAACTTACAGATACTATCGTCATATTGGGAAAGAGGCAAATCTTGTAGCCTACATTGGAGATGGCTGCCTATCTGACATTGAGTTTCAAGCACTTTCGGCCGCAGCTATGAGAAAAGAAAAATTAATAGTGCTTTGCTACGATAACGAAGGCTATCAAAATACGGGTAACCAGATGAGCAGCACTACCGCTTTTGGGTCTCTGACGACTACCAGTCCCGTTGGTGGGGAACTACATGGAAAAGACCGTGACAGCAAATACATGCCTCTTATTATGGTTGCTCATGACATTTCATATGTTGCCACGGCGAGCCCCGCCTACCTGGAAGACTATGCCCGGAAACTCACCAAGGCCATGAATGTTAAGGATGGCATGTCCTACATACACATACTGACCCCCTGCCCAACGGGCTGGGGATTCCCGATAGATAAATCCATTGATGTAGGCAAACTCGCCGTGGAAACTAATTATTTTCCGCTATGGGAATATGAGCAGGGGGTACTGCGCCTAACTTATAAAATCAACACGCCACAACCGATTGGCGACTATACCAAATTGATAGGCAGATACCGTCACATGAATGAGGATGAGCTTCAGCAACTCCAAAGATTGGTGGACAAACGTTTTAATAAATTGGGGTTTTATCCTCAGTCCCTCCAGCAATAG
- the nrfD gene encoding polysulfide reductase NrfD, translated as MVKAYDWMVKCTPQTEWIEHKGILLWLAFFFIELGAGAYFVGSFFNSLPAKGIGWLLCGLLGGGLHFLYLGRPFRFYRMVVRPQTSWISRGMIFVSLFLLLGFINIVLGFFSITSSILSVLTIVLSFLVVIYGGFAMCCINGIPLWNTALLPIIYVASGLWGGAGITLGVAVAKGSAQMLTGVEEWVHLLLISFIILLFTYLISINYGTIAAKTSISEIIKGKGWYIFWIVVVIIGIGIPVIAMMTGSRSTPAAILYLTLLCELLGDLGMRYLILKYGFYNPLIPKTT; from the coding sequence ATGGTGAAAGCCTATGATTGGATGGTAAAATGTACACCACAAACAGAGTGGATAGAACATAAAGGTATTCTTTTATGGCTCGCTTTTTTCTTTATAGAACTGGGAGCAGGGGCATACTTCGTCGGCTCATTTTTCAATAGTCTGCCTGCCAAGGGTATTGGGTGGCTTTTATGCGGGTTGCTGGGAGGCGGATTACACTTCCTGTACCTCGGGCGACCTTTCAGATTCTACCGTATGGTCGTAAGACCGCAAACTTCCTGGATATCAAGAGGGATGATCTTTGTGTCACTCTTTCTTCTTCTCGGGTTTATCAACATCGTTTTGGGTTTCTTTTCCATTACTTCGAGCATTCTCTCTGTATTGACTATAGTGCTCTCTTTTCTTGTTGTCATATACGGCGGGTTCGCCATGTGCTGTATCAATGGTATCCCCCTCTGGAACACGGCGCTGTTGCCAATAATCTATGTAGCGAGCGGACTTTGGGGGGGTGCGGGTATAACCCTTGGTGTAGCGGTAGCAAAAGGTTCTGCACAGATGCTGACCGGTGTTGAAGAGTGGGTCCATCTGCTGCTCATAAGTTTCATCATCCTCCTTTTTACGTATCTCATCAGTATAAATTATGGCACCATCGCAGCAAAGACATCGATTTCAGAAATTATTAAGGGCAAGGGATGGTACATATTTTGGATAGTAGTGGTTATTATAGGAATAGGTATACCGGTTATCGCAATGATGACCGGTAGCCGGTCAACCCCGGCAGCAATACTTTATCTGACACTTTTGTGTGAATTGCTGGGAGACCTCGGCATGCGTTATCTGATCCTGAAATACGGTTTCTATAACCCACTTATTCCCAAAACTACTTAA
- a CDS encoding xanthine dehydrogenase family protein subunit M — protein MYLPDFDYYAPATLKEACFNLARLDGDAKVLAGGTDLLPHMKNEVIAPKALVSLKEIQGMQEITYVPGRGVVIGAKATHNALVRSQVLRDRYPSISETAHSMANYQIRNRGTIGGNIVSAVPSADLPPILMALDASVVMAGPHGTRTIPLEQFFVGPRCSVIACDEILTDIVIPDQAATGSAYFKFGLRRSGALAVVGVAASIVVNETRVAQAHVVLGAVAPTPVRAFKAEQLLIGNSVTEALLEEVGRAAADECKPISDIRGSEEYRRDMVRVFTKRALRKALHLPGEQKRGVK, from the coding sequence ATGTACCTGCCTGATTTTGACTATTACGCACCTGCGACTCTGAAAGAAGCCTGCTTCAATCTTGCCCGATTGGATGGCGACGCGAAGGTACTTGCAGGGGGAACCGATCTTCTTCCCCACATGAAAAACGAGGTAATAGCCCCGAAGGCTCTTGTATCGTTAAAGGAGATCCAGGGCATGCAGGAAATAACGTATGTTCCTGGCAGGGGGGTGGTCATCGGGGCCAAAGCAACCCACAATGCCCTTGTGCGTTCACAGGTGCTGCGGGACAGATATCCTTCAATTTCCGAGACTGCCCACTCGATGGCTAACTACCAGATACGGAATCGAGGCACTATAGGAGGAAACATAGTGAGTGCGGTTCCATCCGCTGACTTGCCGCCTATCCTCATGGCACTGGATGCGAGTGTAGTCATGGCAGGTCCTCATGGAACGAGAACGATCCCGTTGGAACAGTTCTTTGTTGGACCGCGTTGTTCCGTTATCGCCTGCGACGAGATCCTTACTGATATTGTCATCCCTGATCAAGCTGCAACAGGGAGTGCTTATTTCAAATTCGGGCTTCGCCGCTCAGGAGCTCTTGCCGTTGTGGGCGTGGCGGCCAGTATCGTTGTAAATGAAACCCGCGTTGCACAGGCTCACGTTGTCTTGGGTGCTGTGGCCCCAACACCAGTGAGGGCGTTTAAGGCCGAACAATTGCTCATAGGAAATTCTGTGACTGAAGCCTTACTCGAGGAAGTGGGTAGGGCTGCAGCAGATGAATGCAAGCCCATATCAGACATCAGGGGGTCAGAGGAATACCGGCGGGATATGGTTAGGGTTTTCACAAAGCGAGCTTTGCGCAAAGCCCTGCACTTGCCCGGAGAGCAGAAGAGGGGGGTAAAGTAA
- a CDS encoding 2-oxoacid:acceptor oxidoreductase family protein, whose translation MKEIRIHGRGGQGGVMIVRMLAAAQVLEGKWASGFPSFGMERRGAPIMAFARFDDKPIWEKTRVYNPDCLVVIDSGFISSPTLFDGIRPDSTLIINALNPVKKQLHKNISLIGSVDATKIGLEEVGIAVTNTAMLGAFARTTGWVQLNSLLSILGDYFTGDKLEQNRKCVERGFKEAESVRF comes from the coding sequence ATGAAAGAGATAAGGATTCACGGCAGAGGCGGTCAGGGTGGAGTTATGATAGTGCGGATGCTGGCCGCCGCCCAAGTCCTTGAGGGGAAATGGGCCAGTGGATTTCCGTCATTCGGCATGGAAAGGCGGGGAGCACCAATTATGGCATTCGCTCGATTTGATGATAAACCAATCTGGGAAAAAACCAGGGTTTATAACCCCGATTGTCTGGTGGTTATTGATTCGGGTTTTATCTCATCCCCGACCTTATTTGACGGTATAAGACCGGACAGCACTCTCATTATAAACGCACTCAATCCAGTAAAGAAACAACTCCACAAAAACATCAGCCTCATTGGCTCTGTTGATGCAACAAAAATAGGCCTGGAGGAGGTAGGAATAGCGGTGACTAACACCGCCATGCTTGGTGCCTTTGCCCGCACAACGGGATGGGTGCAGCTAAATTCTCTCTTGTCTATTTTGGGAGATTACTTTACCGGCGATAAACTGGAACAAAATCGAAAGTGTGTAGAGCGGGGATTTAAGGAAGCAGAGTCTGTGAGATTCTAA
- a CDS encoding 4Fe-4S binding protein translates to MLKTGEWKYQRPVVTASKCCRCGACSLFCPVGCVSDMGSHFEANLDYCKGCGICARICPVGVIEMVREA, encoded by the coding sequence ATGCTTAAGACCGGGGAGTGGAAATACCAAAGGCCAGTGGTGACAGCGAGCAAATGCTGCCGGTGCGGAGCGTGTTCCCTCTTCTGCCCTGTGGGGTGTGTGAGCGATATGGGAAGCCATTTCGAGGCAAATTTGGACTATTGCAAGGGATGTGGTATTTGCGCCCGAATATGCCCTGTGGGAGTTATTGAAATGGTGAGGGAGGCATAA
- the hcrA gene encoding 4-hydroxybenzoyl-CoA reductase subunit alpha, with product MKNGDYAVIGKSVPRIDAHAKVTGQALYTGDLKFPNMLFGKILTSPYAHARILRIDTSDAERLPGVKAVITHKDVPSKKYGVSPARRDENIFCIDKVRHVGDKVAAVAAIDEEIVYQALKLIRVDYEVLPAVFDPVEAMAEGAPLIHEDYPGNINAEVHQSFGDVEEAFNHAFHVRKDTFVGHRTYHSPLEPHVSIAMWEGEKVTLYATTQKPHYLQVDLARQFDLTMGNVRVVAPFIGGGFGAKAAAMGLDFAAVALSRITGRPVKMFYDRHDMFAHNRGRHRQIMELTTGVDREGKILGVHANFIMDGGAYTGNGIATAYYSGALLPVSYEFDNFRYDMFRVYTNLPGSASQRGHGAPHPKYALESQLDRIARDLDMDPLELRLKNRRKPDTITVNELAVNSCELEACIETARKVSGWNEKKGKLPRGGGIGIALGGYVCGAAYPIYRTNLPHSTALIKVNEDGSAATLYTGAVDIGQGSNTVLCQMAAEAMGFTYENMSVVSADTERSTHDFGAYSSRQTLMSGWAVKRAGEMIKAKVLEMAGEMMQVDPATLDCRDAMIFAKDNPSIRESFGKVTREYFVLNGPLTGHGSYTPPKLGGSYKGAAVGASPAYSFSAQVIEVQVDEETGEIDLKGAWDIHDSGRVINPALVHGQTHGGIFMGVGEAIWEEVRFDEKGRILNPNLSEYRMPTALDVPMFESVVVESSEPAGPWGVKEVGEGAGVPTEGSVANAIFDATGVFIDSLPLTYEKVWRALKSKREGGN from the coding sequence ATGAAAAATGGAGATTATGCCGTAATTGGTAAGAGTGTTCCCAGGATAGACGCCCACGCGAAGGTTACCGGCCAGGCCCTTTATACCGGAGATCTCAAATTCCCGAATATGCTGTTCGGAAAGATCCTTACAAGCCCGTACGCCCATGCGCGCATCCTCCGGATCGATACGTCTGACGCCGAAAGACTTCCGGGAGTGAAGGCCGTCATCACCCACAAAGACGTGCCGTCAAAAAAGTATGGGGTCTCCCCGGCCCGACGGGATGAGAACATATTTTGTATCGACAAGGTACGCCATGTCGGCGATAAAGTGGCTGCCGTGGCGGCGATCGACGAAGAGATTGTATATCAAGCCTTGAAGCTCATAAGGGTTGATTATGAGGTGCTGCCGGCCGTTTTTGACCCTGTGGAGGCAATGGCAGAAGGGGCACCGCTTATCCACGAGGATTATCCTGGAAATATCAACGCAGAGGTCCACCAGTCCTTCGGAGACGTGGAGGAGGCCTTCAATCACGCCTTTCACGTAAGAAAAGACACGTTTGTGGGACATCGCACGTATCACTCTCCCCTGGAGCCGCACGTATCCATCGCCATGTGGGAGGGTGAAAAGGTAACCCTTTATGCAACCACTCAGAAACCCCACTACCTCCAGGTGGACCTGGCAAGGCAATTTGACTTGACCATGGGAAATGTGCGCGTCGTTGCCCCTTTCATAGGGGGTGGTTTTGGGGCCAAGGCGGCTGCGATGGGACTCGACTTTGCCGCTGTTGCTCTATCACGTATCACAGGAAGACCGGTGAAGATGTTCTATGATCGACATGACATGTTTGCCCACAACAGGGGACGACACCGTCAGATCATGGAACTGACAACCGGTGTGGACCGGGAAGGAAAAATCTTAGGGGTCCATGCGAATTTTATTATGGACGGAGGCGCTTACACCGGCAACGGCATTGCCACAGCTTATTACTCAGGGGCGCTTCTCCCAGTCTCTTATGAGTTTGATAACTTCAGGTACGACATGTTCAGGGTCTATACCAATCTTCCGGGCTCGGCTTCCCAGCGCGGTCATGGCGCTCCCCACCCTAAATACGCTCTTGAGAGCCAACTTGACAGGATTGCGCGGGATTTGGATATGGATCCTTTAGAACTACGGCTAAAGAACAGAAGAAAGCCCGATACGATAACGGTAAACGAGTTAGCCGTCAACTCCTGCGAACTGGAGGCCTGCATTGAGACTGCCCGGAAGGTTTCCGGCTGGAATGAAAAGAAGGGCAAACTCCCTCGGGGCGGGGGGATAGGGATAGCACTGGGCGGCTACGTGTGCGGCGCGGCTTATCCCATTTACCGCACAAATCTGCCGCATTCTACCGCGTTAATAAAAGTGAATGAGGATGGGTCTGCAGCAACCCTTTACACGGGGGCGGTAGACATAGGTCAGGGATCAAACACGGTACTCTGTCAGATGGCAGCAGAAGCCATGGGTTTTACGTATGAAAATATGTCTGTAGTGTCTGCTGATACCGAAAGATCGACCCATGATTTTGGGGCCTATTCCAGTCGGCAAACGCTCATGTCCGGTTGGGCGGTGAAGAGAGCGGGAGAAATGATCAAGGCAAAAGTGCTCGAGATGGCGGGAGAAATGATGCAGGTGGATCCGGCCACATTGGACTGCAGGGACGCCATGATTTTTGCAAAGGATAACCCGAGTATCAGAGAATCCTTCGGGAAGGTGACCCGTGAGTATTTTGTTCTAAATGGGCCCCTTACAGGACATGGTTCATACACACCGCCCAAGCTTGGTGGAAGCTACAAAGGGGCCGCGGTTGGGGCTTCACCAGCTTACAGCTTCTCCGCCCAGGTTATTGAGGTGCAGGTGGACGAGGAGACCGGTGAGATAGATCTGAAGGGTGCTTGGGATATCCATGATTCAGGTAGGGTGATCAACCCGGCCCTTGTTCACGGACAGACACATGGCGGTATTTTTATGGGTGTCGGTGAGGCAATCTGGGAGGAGGTACGGTTCGACGAAAAAGGACGAATCCTCAATCCCAACCTGTCCGAGTATAGAATGCCCACAGCCCTTGATGTTCCGATGTTCGAATCGGTGGTCGTGGAGAGTTCCGAACCGGCAGGTCCCTGGGGGGTCAAAGAAGTTGGAGAGGGAGCTGGAGTGCCGACCGAAGGCAGCGTGGCAAACGCCATTTTTGATGCCACGGGGGTTTTTATAGACAGCCTGCCTTTGACATATGAAAAGGTCTGGCGTGCGTTAAAGAGTAAAAGGGAAGGCGGCAATTGA
- a CDS encoding (2Fe-2S)-binding protein — MECIENNTGRDKRYAIQLIVNGDSYNIAVKANTLLVNVLRDQLNLTGTKKGCELGNCGSCTVLLDGEPVDSCLILAIEADGHEIITVEGVAKNSQLDTVQQAFIDNAAVQCGFCTPGMILSAKALLTRNPHPTETEVREAIAGNFCRCTGYVNIVKAVLAAAVTKDRGA; from the coding sequence ATGGAATGCATTGAGAATAATACCGGCCGTGACAAACGGTATGCCATACAATTGATAGTGAATGGCGATTCCTATAACATCGCTGTGAAAGCGAACACACTGCTCGTCAATGTTTTGCGGGACCAGCTTAACCTTACTGGCACAAAAAAGGGCTGCGAATTAGGGAACTGCGGGTCGTGCACGGTTCTGCTGGATGGAGAACCGGTCGATTCGTGCCTGATTTTGGCTATAGAAGCCGATGGCCACGAGATCATCACCGTCGAAGGGGTGGCGAAAAATAGTCAACTGGATACGGTGCAGCAGGCGTTCATCGATAATGCCGCAGTGCAGTGCGGCTTTTGTACACCCGGTATGATCCTTTCGGCCAAGGCCCTTTTGACACGTAATCCCCATCCCACGGAAACAGAGGTGCGGGAGGCTATTGCAGGCAATTTCTGCCGATGTACCGGTTATGTCAATATCGTAAAAGCCGTGCTCGCGGCGGCGGTCACAAAGGACCGAGGGGCGTGA
- a CDS encoding 4Fe-4S dicluster domain-containing protein, whose translation MARWGMVINLNKCIGCYGCMVACKQEHYLPPKIFWGRVLVSEAGKFPSVKKLIYPVLCNHCKDAACVNVCPTGASIKREDGIVIIDYDKCVGCRYCVMACPYQQRTFYGDDSTQYFPGQGFTEWEMIGKELFPLQEGTVVKCTFCAERIDAGIKRGLKPGVDRNATPACVNACPAKARYFGDLDDPESEIARLVSERKAFQLGPEFGTNPSVYYIIR comes from the coding sequence ATGGCGCGATGGGGCATGGTAATAAATCTTAACAAGTGTATCGGGTGCTATGGTTGTATGGTTGCCTGTAAGCAGGAACATTATCTTCCTCCGAAGATATTCTGGGGGAGGGTGCTTGTAAGTGAAGCAGGGAAGTTCCCCAGTGTAAAGAAACTCATTTATCCCGTCCTCTGTAATCATTGCAAGGACGCTGCTTGTGTAAATGTATGTCCTACCGGAGCCTCTATCAAGAGAGAAGACGGTATTGTGATAATTGACTACGATAAATGCGTGGGATGTCGCTATTGTGTAATGGCCTGTCCTTATCAGCAGAGAACCTTTTACGGGGATGACAGCACGCAGTATTTCCCTGGCCAGGGCTTCACAGAGTGGGAAATGATCGGGAAAGAACTCTTTCCTCTGCAGGAAGGTACAGTAGTGAAATGTACTTTCTGCGCGGAAAGGATCGATGCAGGGATTAAACGAGGATTGAAACCCGGAGTTGACCGTAATGCCACTCCTGCATGCGTGAATGCCTGTCCGGCAAAGGCAAGGTATTTCGGAGATCTTGATGACCCTGAAAGCGAGATTGCAAGATTGGTGAGTGAAAGGAAAGCGTTTCAGCTCGGTCCAGAGTTTGGCACAAACCCCTCGGTTTACTACATTATCCGGTAG